From Polaribacter butkevichii, a single genomic window includes:
- a CDS encoding DUF1853 family protein: MTHQKTKDIQKRYDGFLQTPCLWNGNSVYGLNQLKIESNSTKIDIKIDEKIRLGKYIERFVSYQLAQEKEISIVCENIQIQREKITLGELDCILLKEDKPIHLEVIYKFYLYDISVGTSEIEHFIGPNRKDSLVEKLNKLKDKQLPLLYSNECVSYLKTINLNTTNIEQQVYFKGQLFVPYLDKNIQLSVLNKDCIVGFYINKNQLAQFKGCKFFIPNKKDWIVIPHKNVNWLTLDNFNQASEVYFQRKSSPLCWMKKQNGELVKIFLVWW, from the coding sequence ATGACACATCAAAAAACAAAAGATATTCAGAAAAGATACGACGGTTTTCTGCAAACACCTTGCTTGTGGAACGGTAATTCTGTGTATGGCTTAAATCAACTTAAAATCGAATCAAATTCAACAAAGATTGATATTAAAATCGATGAAAAAATCCGTTTGGGTAAATATATAGAACGTTTTGTTTCTTATCAACTAGCACAAGAAAAAGAGATTTCTATTGTTTGTGAAAATATTCAAATTCAAAGAGAAAAAATTACTTTAGGCGAGCTAGATTGCATCTTATTAAAAGAAGACAAACCAATTCACTTAGAAGTAATTTACAAGTTTTATTTGTATGATATTTCTGTTGGAACTTCTGAAATAGAGCATTTTATTGGTCCGAATAGAAAAGACTCTTTAGTAGAAAAACTGAATAAATTAAAGGACAAACAATTACCTCTGCTCTACTCTAACGAATGTGTTTCTTATTTAAAAACCATCAACTTAAACACTACAAATATTGAACAACAAGTTTATTTTAAAGGACAGTTATTTGTTCCTTATTTAGATAAAAACATTCAATTATCCGTATTAAATAAAGATTGCATTGTTGGGTTTTACATCAACAAAAACCAATTAGCACAATTTAAAGGTTGTAAGTTTTTTATTCCCAATAAAAAAGATTGGATTGTAATTCCGCATAAAAACGTAAACTGGTTAACTTTAGACAATTTTAACCAAGCTTCCGAGGTCTATTTTCAAAGAAAAAGTTCGCCACTTTGCTGGATGAAAAAGCAAAATGGCGAACTTGTAAAAATATTTTTAGTTTGGTGGTAA
- a CDS encoding RNA polymerase sigma factor, with protein METNQPHITNLLKRCKKSDKNAQLDLYKAYYQAMYNTAYRILKDNFEAEDIMQEAFLTVFTKMDSYKGEVTFGAWLKRIVINKSLTQLKKNNRYQEVKMEVIPDDDVEEETIDYTGLQAKNVLRCLQSLKENYRLVLTLHLIEGYDYEEIAQILNYTNENVRTTVSRAKKKLKQVLLAENSKAQAYGR; from the coding sequence TTGGAAACTAATCAACCACATATAACCAACCTTTTAAAACGCTGCAAAAAGTCGGATAAAAACGCTCAGTTAGATTTGTACAAAGCCTATTACCAAGCAATGTACAATACTGCATATCGTATTTTAAAAGATAATTTTGAAGCGGAAGATATTATGCAAGAAGCGTTTTTAACGGTTTTTACAAAGATGGATAGTTATAAAGGTGAAGTAACTTTTGGAGCTTGGTTAAAAAGAATTGTGATCAATAAAAGTTTAACGCAATTAAAAAAGAATAACCGATATCAAGAAGTAAAAATGGAAGTGATTCCTGATGATGATGTAGAAGAAGAAACTATTGATTATACAGGGTTACAAGCAAAAAATGTATTGCGTTGTTTGCAAAGTTTAAAAGAAAATTACAGATTGGTGTTAACCTTACATTTAATAGAAGGATATGATTATGAAGAAATTGCTCAGATTTTAAACTATACCAATGAAAATGTGAGAACCACTGTTTCTAGAGCAAAAAAGAAATTAAAGCAAGTATTACTTGCAGAAAATAGTAAAGCACAAGCGTATGGAAGATAA
- a CDS encoding head GIN domain-containing protein — translation MNKKTILTSLILTISFAVNAQNWFGNSTKIKGNGNVVTETRTTADYEGVSVGGSFDVILVKGKEGKITIKGEENIIPYLETEISKGVLKIQYKKNTNINSTKKVTITVPYQHIESVALGGSGNVSATSLIKADNFKVNLGGSGNIDLKVTADAIKASIGGSGNINLEGNANDLTCSIAGSGSVSAYGLETEEVYANVAGSGSIKVTVKSKIRAKLVGSGNVYYKGNPKHVDAKTVGSGDIVDKN, via the coding sequence ATGAATAAAAAAACGATTCTAACCAGTTTAATTTTAACCATCTCTTTTGCTGTAAATGCACAAAATTGGTTTGGAAATAGTACAAAAATAAAAGGAAACGGAAATGTAGTTACAGAAACAAGAACAACTGCAGATTATGAAGGCGTTTCTGTAGGTGGTTCTTTTGATGTAATTCTAGTAAAAGGAAAAGAAGGTAAAATTACCATTAAAGGAGAAGAAAACATTATTCCTTATTTAGAAACAGAAATTTCTAAGGGTGTTTTAAAAATTCAGTATAAGAAAAATACCAATATAAATTCAACAAAAAAAGTAACTATAACGGTGCCTTATCAGCATATAGAAAGTGTTGCTTTAGGTGGTTCTGGAAATGTTTCTGCAACATCGTTAATTAAAGCAGACAATTTTAAAGTGAATTTAGGAGGTTCTGGAAACATTGATTTAAAAGTAACTGCAGACGCTATTAAAGCTTCTATTGGTGGTTCTGGAAATATTAATTTAGAAGGAAATGCGAATGATTTAACTTGTTCTATTGCGGGTTCGGGTAGCGTTAGTGCTTATGGTTTAGAAACTGAAGAGGTGTATGCAAATGTTGCTGGTTCTGGAAGTATTAAAGTAACTGTAAAATCTAAAATTAGAGCAAAATTAGTAGGCTCTGGTAATGTGTATTACAAAGGAAATCCTAAACATGTAGATGCCAAAACGGTAGGTTCTGGAGATATTGTAGATAAAAATTAA
- a CDS encoding acyl-CoA thioesterase, which produces MKNVFTLTITVSSKDIDNLQHVNNLVYVTWMDKIATTHWAHLTKDNPLPQYVWVVMRHEIDYLKQANLGDEITVKTWVGETKGITSIRFMEFYKEDLLLVKAKTVWAMLDSKTFKPARIRENVLKVLQPPK; this is translated from the coding sequence TTGAAAAACGTTTTTACACTTACCATTACCGTTTCATCAAAAGATATAGACAATTTACAACACGTAAATAACTTGGTCTATGTAACATGGATGGATAAAATAGCAACTACACATTGGGCTCATTTAACAAAAGATAATCCCTTACCGCAATATGTTTGGGTGGTAATGAGGCATGAAATAGATTATTTAAAACAAGCTAATTTAGGAGACGAAATCACTGTAAAAACGTGGGTAGGTGAGACCAAAGGGATTACTTCTATTCGTTTTATGGAGTTTTATAAGGAAGATCTTTTGTTGGTAAAAGCCAAAACAGTTTGGGCAATGTTAGACTCTAAAACATTTAAGCCAGCAAGAATTAGAGAAAATGTTTTAAAAGTATTACAACCTCCTAAATAA
- a CDS encoding DUF4097 domain-containing protein, producing the protein MMKFIYKITLLFLFIPLLVQANEDTKRHEKNKVIKKVFTVNADAKVSLNNKYGNVNITTWNKSTVEIEVEITVQGDDLEYVEEKFSTIDIAFNANASLVDVKTIISNKKSSWSWFGKSKSINYKINYVVKMPRSNSVALNNDYGNIYLDNLEGRAVINCDYGKVSIGNLFAKDNDINLDYSPSSTIHYMKSGNVNIDYSKLTIEASEQIKINSDYSNTKLEKAGSVNFNCDYGSISIDEADNIHGNSDYVSMRFGAVKKNLTIDTDYGSLTVKNLVKGFENVDINGEYAGIRINVDPDAVFDFTIDLEYANFSRDDDKIELFKSISKSTKKYYEGKFGKGNTNSKLKITSQYGGVSIK; encoded by the coding sequence ATGATGAAATTTATATATAAAATTACTTTATTATTTCTTTTTATCCCTTTGTTAGTGCAAGCTAATGAAGATACAAAGAGACATGAAAAAAATAAGGTTATTAAAAAGGTTTTTACCGTAAATGCAGATGCTAAAGTATCTTTAAACAATAAATATGGTAATGTAAATATTACTACTTGGAATAAAAGCACGGTAGAAATCGAAGTAGAAATTACAGTACAAGGAGATGATTTAGAGTATGTTGAAGAAAAATTTTCTACCATTGATATAGCGTTTAATGCAAATGCCTCTTTGGTAGATGTAAAAACAATTATCAGTAATAAAAAAAGTAGTTGGTCTTGGTTTGGTAAGAGTAAAAGTATCAACTATAAAATTAATTACGTAGTAAAAATGCCTAGATCTAATTCTGTAGCTTTAAACAATGATTATGGTAATATTTACTTAGATAATTTAGAGGGTAGGGCAGTTATTAATTGCGATTATGGTAAAGTTTCTATAGGTAATTTGTTTGCCAAAGATAATGATATTAACTTAGATTATTCTCCGAGTTCTACAATTCATTACATGAAAAGTGGTAATGTAAATATTGATTATTCTAAATTAACTATAGAAGCTTCTGAACAAATAAAAATCAATTCAGATTATTCAAACACAAAATTAGAAAAGGCAGGAAGTGTTAATTTTAATTGTGATTATGGTTCTATTTCTATTGATGAGGCGGATAATATTCATGGAAATTCTGACTATGTTAGTATGCGTTTTGGAGCAGTAAAGAAAAACCTTACAATTGATACAGATTATGGTTCTTTAACAGTAAAAAACTTAGTAAAGGGTTTCGAAAACGTTGATATCAACGGAGAATATGCTGGTATCAGAATTAATGTAGATCCAGATGCCGTTTTCGATTTTACAATCGATTTAGAGTATGCTAATTTTAGTAGAGATGATGATAAGATAGAACTTTTTAAAAGTATTTCTAAGTCGACAAAAAAATATTACGAAGGTAAATTCGGAAAAGGAAATACCAACTCTAAATTGAAGATTACTTCTCAGTATGGAGGCGTAAGTATTAAATAA
- a CDS encoding class I SAM-dependent methyltransferase produces MDKKIKKPWPTKKAMEQVYELNLWGSNNTEFYSGSGSHQLEIITPYIDVVRAFLKTFKTPITVCDLGCGDFNIGKQLVPFTKNYIAVDIVSNLIDHNTKTFKAANLEFRCLDIAVDNLPAADCVILRQVLQHLSNKEVQSIVNKLDNYKYIILTEHLPSGNFTPNKDIISGQGIRIKKQSGIDLLAAPFNLKVKDEKQLLSYVLKDNKGIIITTLYSLL; encoded by the coding sequence ATGGATAAAAAAATAAAGAAGCCTTGGCCTACAAAAAAAGCCATGGAACAGGTATATGAACTAAATCTTTGGGGAAGCAATAACACTGAATTTTATTCTGGTTCTGGCTCTCATCAACTAGAAATAATAACACCTTATATTGATGTTGTTCGTGCCTTTTTAAAAACATTTAAAACACCAATTACGGTTTGCGATTTAGGTTGTGGAGATTTTAACATTGGCAAGCAATTGGTTCCTTTTACCAAGAATTATATTGCTGTAGATATTGTTTCAAATTTAATAGATCACAATACAAAAACCTTTAAAGCAGCAAATTTAGAATTCCGTTGTTTAGATATTGCTGTAGATAATTTACCCGCTGCAGATTGTGTTATCTTAAGACAAGTATTGCAACATTTATCTAATAAAGAAGTACAAAGTATTGTAAATAAATTAGACAATTATAAATACATTATCCTCACAGAGCATTTGCCTTCAGGAAACTTTACACCCAATAAAGATATAATATCCGGACAAGGAATTCGAATTAAAAAACAAAGCGGAATAGACTTATTAGCAGCACCTTTTAATTTAAAAGTGAAAGATGAGAAACAATTATTATCTTATGTTTTAAAGGATAATAAAGGGATTATTATAACTACGCTCTACAGTTTGCTTTAA
- a CDS encoding type II toxin-antitoxin system HigB family toxin: MRVIAKRTLRDFWLKHSDSEQQLTAWYREMERANWESFNELKKEYPSASILTDNRVVFNIKGNNYRLIVKFNLEYQICWIRFLGTHAAYDKVNANEI; the protein is encoded by the coding sequence GTGAGAGTTATTGCAAAACGAACTTTAAGGGATTTTTGGTTAAAACATTCCGATTCGGAACAGCAACTAACAGCTTGGTACCGAGAAATGGAAAGAGCTAACTGGGAATCTTTCAATGAATTAAAAAAGGAATATCCAAGTGCTAGTATTTTAACGGATAACCGAGTAGTGTTTAATATAAAAGGAAATAATTATAGGTTAATTGTGAAGTTTAATTTAGAATACCAAATATGTTGGATTCGATTTCTAGGTACACACGCAGCATATGATAAAGTTAACGCAAACGAAATTTAA
- a CDS encoding MATE family efflux transporter — protein MTELANDLGTKKISKLIVKQALPATIGILVMSLNMIVDTIFVGQWIGVLAIAAITVVLPIAFLISSIGMGIGIGGSSIISRALGAGNSEKAFLTFGNQVSLTVILAILFVTIGNFFSVPILNLFGAKGDILPIASEYFSVIIYGVPFLAFAMMGNPTIRAEGKPKFAMYAMMVPAVLNVVLDIIFIKYFNWGMWGAGLATTISFLSSGSYILYFFLSSKSELKIIPKNFKLDFKIVREIVELGGVSVARQGTISVLMIVLNYSLFKYGGEISIAVFGIINRVMMFALSPVMGVSQGFLPVAGYNIGANENDRVKETIKKSILYGSVLGTIIFITILFFKEEVIWIFTNDATLLDKTPNAMLIVFLATPVITMQLIGSAYFQAAGKALPALFLTLLKQGFFLIPLAYFLPKYYGINGIWWSFPIADVLSTIITVLVLKCEVDRNLK, from the coding sequence ATGACAGAATTAGCAAACGACCTAGGCACCAAAAAAATAAGTAAATTAATAGTAAAACAAGCACTTCCTGCTACTATAGGAATTCTTGTAATGTCTTTAAATATGATTGTCGACACTATTTTTGTGGGACAATGGATTGGGGTTTTAGCAATTGCTGCCATTACCGTAGTTTTACCAATTGCTTTTTTAATTTCTTCTATAGGAATGGGCATTGGTATTGGAGGTAGTTCTATTATATCGCGAGCTTTAGGTGCAGGTAATTCTGAAAAAGCATTTTTAACATTTGGTAATCAGGTTTCTTTAACCGTAATTTTAGCAATTCTTTTTGTAACTATTGGTAACTTTTTTAGTGTACCTATTCTAAATTTATTTGGCGCAAAAGGAGATATTTTACCAATTGCATCAGAATATTTTAGTGTTATTATATACGGAGTTCCTTTTTTGGCTTTTGCAATGATGGGAAACCCAACAATTAGAGCAGAAGGAAAACCAAAATTTGCCATGTATGCAATGATGGTACCTGCGGTTTTAAATGTGGTTTTAGATATTATTTTTATCAAATATTTTAATTGGGGAATGTGGGGTGCTGGTTTAGCAACTACTATTTCTTTTTTAAGCTCCGGATCGTATATTTTGTACTTCTTTTTATCTTCTAAAAGTGAATTAAAAATTATTCCTAAAAACTTTAAATTAGATTTTAAAATTGTTCGTGAAATTGTAGAGTTAGGTGGTGTTTCTGTGGCTAGACAAGGTACAATAAGCGTATTAATGATTGTTTTAAACTATTCATTGTTTAAATATGGAGGAGAAATATCGATTGCCGTATTCGGAATCATTAATCGTGTAATGATGTTTGCTCTTTCTCCTGTTATGGGAGTTTCTCAAGGTTTTTTACCTGTTGCGGGATATAATATTGGCGCTAATGAAAATGATAGAGTTAAAGAAACCATTAAAAAATCTATTTTATATGGTTCTGTTTTAGGTACCATTATCTTTATAACGATCTTATTTTTTAAAGAAGAAGTTATTTGGATTTTTACCAATGATGCCACCTTGTTAGATAAAACACCCAACGCCATGCTCATTGTCTTTTTAGCAACACCTGTTATTACCATGCAATTAATTGGTTCTGCTTATTTTCAGGCTGCCGGTAAAGCTTTACCTGCTTTATTTTTAACGCTTTTAAAACAAGGGTTCTTCTTAATTCCGTTAGCTTATTTTTTACCTAAATATTATGGTATTAATGGTATTTGGTGGTCTTTTCCTATTGCTGATGTTTTATCTACAATTATTACCGTATTGGTTTTAAAATGTGAAGTGGATAGAAATTTGAAATAG
- a CDS encoding DUF2461 domain-containing protein, which produces MQFQKDSLEFLKDLQKNNNRDWFTEHKPTFVAMQKQVKEIFLEMQTDLEKHDEIDKMKIYRIYRDVRFSKDKTPYNPRFAVSFSRLGKQLRGGYFLQIKPGESMLGGGFWQPEKEDLYRLRKEIEQDAVEFREILEDKDFKKYFGGKFEGDELKSAPRGFDKEHKDIDLLRKKGFIAIRNFTDAEVLSPNFLEELDESFKALRPFFNLFSDVLTTNLNGESIV; this is translated from the coding sequence ATGCAGTTTCAAAAAGACAGTTTAGAGTTTTTAAAAGATTTACAAAAAAATAACAATAGAGATTGGTTTACAGAACACAAACCAACCTTTGTTGCTATGCAGAAACAGGTAAAAGAAATCTTTTTAGAAATGCAAACAGATTTAGAAAAGCATGATGAAATTGATAAAATGAAAATCTATAGAATTTATAGAGATGTTCGTTTTTCTAAAGATAAAACGCCTTACAACCCAAGATTTGCAGTTTCTTTTTCTAGATTAGGAAAACAATTACGTGGTGGCTATTTTTTGCAAATTAAACCCGGAGAATCTATGTTGGGAGGTGGGTTTTGGCAACCAGAAAAAGAGGATTTATATAGGTTAAGAAAAGAGATTGAACAAGATGCAGTAGAATTTAGAGAGATTTTAGAAGACAAAGATTTTAAAAAATATTTTGGAGGTAAATTCGAAGGAGACGAATTAAAATCGGCTCCAAGAGGGTTTGATAAAGAACATAAAGACATCGATTTATTGCGTAAAAAAGGATTTATAGCTATCAGAAATTTTACAGATGCTGAAGTTTTATCGCCTAATTTTTTAGAAGAATTAGATGAAAGTTTTAAAGCTTTACGTCCGTTTTTTAATCTGTTTAGTGATGTTTTAACCACTAATTTAAATGGGGAGAGTATTGTTTAG
- a CDS encoding helix-turn-helix domain-containing protein: MNIKPIKNEVDYQKSLDRLEVIFDAKKDTKTGDELEILSILIDKYENEVFPIGFPDPIEAIKFRMEQMGLKQKDLAEVIGFKSRVSEILNKKRKLTLEMIRNLNLKLHIPTEVLVQDY; encoded by the coding sequence ATGAATATTAAACCAATAAAAAATGAAGTAGATTATCAAAAATCTTTAGATAGGTTAGAGGTAATTTTTGATGCTAAAAAAGACACAAAAACTGGTGATGAATTAGAGATTCTATCAATTTTAATTGATAAATATGAAAATGAGGTGTTCCCTATTGGCTTTCCAGATCCTATTGAGGCTATTAAATTTAGAATGGAGCAAATGGGGTTAAAGCAAAAAGATTTGGCTGAAGTTATTGGGTTTAAAAGTCGTGTAAGTGAAATTTTAAACAAAAAAAGAAAACTGACTTTAGAAATGATTAGAAACTTAAATTTAAAATTACATATTCCTACAGAGGTTTTGGTGCAAGATTATTAA